The following are encoded together in the Brassica napus cultivar Da-Ae chromosome A9, Da-Ae, whole genome shotgun sequence genome:
- the LOC106366690 gene encoding copper-transporting ATPase RAN1-like has protein sequence MAPSRRDIQLTRITGHSLGSSDAENEEMEGVRLLDSYDDDEENAHFLSKIEGGSGDSVLKKIQVGITGMTCAACSNAVEGALMSVNGVFKASVALLQNRADVVFDPNLIKEEDIKEAIEDAGFEAEILADPVTAGTKTTLVGQFTIGGMTCAACVNSVEGILKDLPGVKRAVVALATSLGEVEYDPNLINKDDIITAIEDAGFEGSLVQSNQQDKLLLRVDGVLNELDAQVLEGILTRLNGVRQFRVDSLSGELDVVFDPEVVNSRTLVDDIEGEGYGKFKLRVMSPYERLTSKDTGEASKMFRRFICSLSLAIPLFCIQVICPYIAALNNVLVWRCGPFMMSDWFKWGLVSIIQFVIGKRFYVAAWRALRNGSTNMDVLVALGTSASYFYSVGALLYGAVTGFWSPTYFDASAMLITFVLLGKYLESLAKGKTSDAMKKLVQLTPATAVLLIEGKGEKFVGEREIDALLIQPGDSLKVVPGGKIPADGVVVWGSSYVNESMVTGESVPVSKEVGSPVIGGTINTHGALHIKATKVGSDAVLSQIISLVETAQMSKAPIQQFADYVASIFVPVVVTLSLITLVGWSIAGAVGGYPEEWIPENGTHFVFSLMFSISVVVIACPCALGLATPTAVMVATGVGATNGVLIKGGDALEKAHKLKYIIFDKTGTLTQGKATVTTAKVFSEMDRGEFLTLVASAEASSEHPLAKAIVDYASQFHSTDESAEDGRESQNSGWLLDTSDFSALPGKGIQCLVNNRMILVGNRKLMSENSITIPDHVDKFVGELEESARTGVIVAYNSELVGVMGIADPLKREAPMVVELLRRMGVRSIMVTGDNWRTARAVAKEVGIEDVRAEVMPAGKAEVVRSLQKDGSTVGMVGDGINDSPALAAADVGMAIGAGTDVAIEAADYVLMRNNLEDVIIAIDLSRKTLTRIRMNYVFAMAYNVVSIPIAAGVFFPLLRVQLPPWAAGACMALSSVSVVCSSLLLRRYKKPSLNTIMANE, from the exons ATGGCGCCGAGTAGACGAGATATACAGCTTACACGGATCACCGGACACAGCCTTGGTTCTTCGGATGCGGAGAACGAAGAGATGGAGGGAGTTCGTCTTCTTGATTCCTATGATGACGACGAAGAGAACGCTCATTTTCTGAGTAAGATAGAGGGTGGAAGCGGAGATTCCGTTTTGAAGAAGATTCAGGTCGGAATAACCGGTATGACTTGTGCTGCTTGTTCTAATGCCGTCGAAGGAGCTTTGATGAGCGTTAATGGTGTCTTCAAAGCCTCTGTCGCTTTACTACAGAACAGGGCCGACGTCGTTTTCGACCCTAATTTAATCAAG GAAGAGGACATTAAAGAGGCTATAGAGGATGCCGGATTTGAGGCAGAGATTCTAGCAGATCCTGTTACTGCCGGGACGAAGACAACTTTAGTGGGACAGTTTACTATTGGAGGCATGACATGCGCAGCTTGTGTTAACTCAGTTGAAGGCATTCTAAAAGACCTTCCTGGCGTTAAAAGAGCAGTGGTTGCTTTAGCTACATCGTTAGGAGAAGTTGAGTACGATCCTAACCTAATCAACAAAGATGATATTATAACCGCGATCGAAGATGCTGGCTTCGAGGGGTCCCTTGTGCAGAGCAATCAGCAGGACAAACTCCTTTTAAGAGTTGATGGTGTGCTAAACGAGCTTGACGCTCAGGTTCTTGAAGGTATACTTACCAGATTGAACGGGGTTAGACAGTTTCGCGTTGACAGTTTATCAGGAGAGCTTGATGTGGTGTTTGATCCGGAAGTTGTGAATTCGAGAACGTTGGTTGATGATATTGAAGGAGAAGGTTACGGGAAGTTCAAGTTGCGTGTCATGAGCCCTTATGAAAGGTTGACTTCCAAAGATACTGGAGAGGCTTCGAAAATGTTTCGTCGTTTTATCTGCAGTCTTTCTCTTGCT ATTCCTCTCTTCTGTATCCAAGTAATCTGCCCCTACATTGCTGCTTTGAATAACGTACTGGTATGGAGATGTGGACCTTTCATGATGAGTGATTGGTTTAAATGGGGCTTGGTAAGTATTATTCAGTTTGTTATTGGTAAGCGCTTCTACGTTGCTGCATGGAGAGCTCTTCGAAATGGTTCAACTAACATGGATGTGCTGGTCGCTCTGGGCACGTCCGCGTCATACTTCTACTCTGTTGGGGCTCTTTTATATGGTGCGGTCACTGGGTTTTGGTCACCAACGTACTTTGACGCAAGCGCTATGTTGATTACATTTGTCTTACTTGGAAAGTATCTGGAATCTCTTGCAAAGGGGAAAACTTCAGATGCTATGAAGAAACTAGTACAACTTACTCCAGCAACAGCGGTTTTACTAATTGAAGGCAAAG GAGAGAAGTTTGTAGGGGAAAGGGAGATAGATGCATTGCTGATTCAGCCTGGTGATTCATTAAAAGTTGTTCCTGGTGGAAAGATCCCTGCAGATGGTGTTGTTGTGTGGGGCTCAAGTTACGTCAATGAAAGTATGGTGACTGGTGAATCAGTTCCTGTTTCTAAAGAGGTTGGTTCACCAGTAATCGGAGGTACTATTAACACGCATGGTGCTCTTCACATTAAAGCTACAAAAGTGGGATCTGATGCAGTTCTAAGCCAGATCATAAGTTTGGTCGAGACGGCACAAATGTCTAAAGCTCCTATCCAGCAATTTGCAGATTAT GTTGCAAGTATCTTTGTTCCGGTAGTGGTTACTTTGTCGTTGATCACCTTAGTGGGATG GTCAATTGCTGGAGCTGTTGGAGGTTACCCAGAAGAATGGATACCGGAAAACGGAACTCACTTTGTGTTCTCGCTTATGTTCTCAATATCTGTTGTCGTAATTGCTTGTCCTTGTGCACTTGGCTTGGCAACACCCACCGCTGTTATGGTGGCAACAGGAGTTGGTGCAACCAATGGTGTACTGATCAAAGGAGGTGATGCATTGGAGAAAGCTCACAAACTGAAATATATAATCTTTGACAAAACAGGCACTTTAACTCAAGGGAAAGCTACCGTTACAACCGCAAAAGTGTTCTCAGAGATGGACCGTGGAGAATTCCTTACACTTGTTGCTTCTGCTGAG GCTAGCAGTGAACATCCCTTGGCAAAAGCTATAGTGGACTACGCTAGCCAGTTCCACTCCACTGATGAATCAGCTGAAGACGGCAGAGAGTCTCAAAACTCTGGATGGTTACTCGATACATCAGATTTCTCTGCTCTTCCCGGAAAAGGGATTCAGTGCTTAGTCAACAACAGGATGATTCTG GTGGGAAACCGTAAACTTATGTCGGAGAACTCCATAACCATCCCCGACCACGTTGACAAGTTTGTTGGGGAGCTTGAAGAAAGCGCAAGGACGGGAGTTATTGTAGCCTATAACAGCGAACTAGTTGGCGTGATGGGAATCGCTGATCCACTAAAGAGAGAAGCCCCTATGGTCGTGGAGCTTCTCCGTAGAATGGGCGTTCGATCCATAATGGTTACCGGTGATAACTGGAGAACAGCAAGAGCAGTGGCTAAAGAG GTTGGTATCGAAGACGTGAGAGCGGAAGTAATGCCAGCAGGGAAAGCAGAAGTGGTCCGTTCACTGCAAAAAGACGGAAGCACGGTGGGGATGGTTGGAGATGGAATCAATGACTCGCCGGCTCTAGCCGCTGCTGACGTGGGAATGGCAATCGGTGCGGGGACTGATGTAGCGATAGAAGCAGCGGATTACGTTCTGATGAGAAACAACTTGGAAGATGTTATTATAGCCATCGATCTCTCAAGGAAAACTTTAACAAGAATCCGAATGAATTACGTTTTCGCCATGGCTTACAACGTAGTGTCGATCCCGATAGCAGCAGGAGTGTTCTTCCCGCTTTTGCGAGTGCAACTGCCGCCATGGGCCGCCGGAGCATGCATGGCACTCTCTTCGGTTAGTGTAGTTTGCTCTTCTTTGCTTCTTAGGAGATACAAGAAGCCAAGTCTTAACACTATTATGGCAAAtgagtaa